CAAGGGAGAGGGGAATTTCGAGTAACTAGGAAAACAGGTTATAAACATCTGAAGTTTTTTGAAGAAGTCAGTTAATGGCAGAGGTCTTGGGCGTCAAGAATTAATACACACTCCAGCCTTGACAGCCGCCTTGGCGACGGCCTTGGAAACCGCAGCATGCACCGTCATATCCAAGGCATCGGGAATGATTTCGCCTTCGGGGGTTTGCTGGACAATGGCTTCCACGGCGGCGATGAACATTTCATCGGTGATGCGAGTGGCCTTGGAATCGAGAGCCCCCTTAAAAATTCCGGGATAGCCCAGAAGATTGTTGACGCGGCTGCCATCAGTGGCAAAGGCAGCGCCGGCGTTGATGGCATCGGCGATGGAGATTTCCGGGAAGGGATTGCTGAGGGCCAGGATGACCTGTTTTTTTTGTATCATTTCCGGCTTAATCAAGTTGGCGATGCCTGTGGTGGCGACGACGGCCTGACAATTTTTCATTAAATACTCAAGGCTGCAATATTCACCGCCAAAACTTTTGAAACGATCGATGCAGTCCTGACTTAAGTCTGTGCCGTAAACCGGGTTTCCCGTATATTTCATGATCAGGCGGGCAATGGCCGAACCTGCCGCCCCCAAGCCGACTTGTCCCACCTTTATTTTTTTGATGTCGATGCCCGCCAGTTGGCAGGAATTGATAAGACCCGCCAGGGCAACCGTGGCGGTTCCATGCTGGTCATCGTGCATGACAGGAATTTTCAGGCGACGAATGAGTTCTTCTTCGATCTTAAAGCAGTCGGGTGCGCGAATGTCTTCCAGCTGAATGGCAGAAAAGGTACAGGAAATGGTTTCGACGGCATCCACAAAGCGTTTCACATCCAAAGTATCCATCAAAATAGGGATCATGTGCAGGCCTGAAAATTGATTAAAAAGCGCGGCCTTTCCTTCCATCACCGGCATGGACGGCACAGGGCCCAAATTGCCCAGGCCCAGCACGCGACTTCCGTTGGTGATGAGGGCAACGGTTTTAGAGATGGTGGTAAATTGTGCTGCCTGGCGAGGATCTTCTTTGATAAGACGGCAAACA
This DNA window, taken from Deltaproteobacteria bacterium, encodes the following:
- a CDS encoding NAD-dependent malic enzyme, encoding MSDKQKIIKTLRCKNQKIIGVLAKLINTISGLGGDIGNVSTVSLGDFNNVRDISVMVDGEDHLNRIVEAVRKLSEVELEAVIDEVLEMHRGGKIILLPKHPVTSIDDLRKVYTPGVASVCRLIKEDPRQAAQFTTISKTVALITNGSRVLGLGNLGPVPSMPVMEGKAALFNQFSGLHMIPILMDTLDVKRFVDAVETISCTFSAIQLEDIRAPDCFKIEEELIRRLKIPVMHDDQHGTATVALAGLINSCQLAGIDIKKIKVGQVGLGAAGSAIARLIMKYTGNPVYGTDLSQDCIDRFKSFGGEYCSLEYLMKNCQAVVATTGIANLIKPEMIQKKQVILALSNPFPEISIADAINAGAAFATDGSRVNNLLGYPGIFKGALDSKATRITDEMFIAAVEAIVQQTPEGEIIPDALDMTVHAAVSKAVAKAAVKAGVCINS